Proteins encoded by one window of Salmo trutta chromosome 17, fSalTru1.1, whole genome shotgun sequence:
- the LOC115152359 gene encoding prickle-like protein 1, whose product MNLESACGYQVGVRGPRAVMEQKVKSRLNYGFQRSSTSDDDSGCALEEYAWVPPGLRPEQVQLYFSCLPEDKVPYVNSPGEKFRIKQLLYQLPPHDNEVRYCQSLSEEEKKELHMFSVQRKKEALGRGSLKLLPQALLHSVCEHCGESVNGGEMAVFASRAGPGLVWHPACFACSMCSELLVDLIYFYQDGKIHCGRHHAELLKPRCSACDEVIFSDECTEAEGRHWHMKHFSCFECETVLGGQRYIMKDGRPYCCGCFGSLFAEYCEACREHIGVDNPQMTYDGLHWHATEGCFCCAQCKSSLLGCPFLPKQGRIYCSKACSLGEDVHTSDSSDSAFQSARSRESRRSVRMGKSSRSADQCRQSLLFSPSINYKFPGFTGDSGNTDTLTNKLAHLGLANEEQFWKGREGTEAPEDREEEEWAEHEDYMTQLLLKFGEQGVFQQGEAVDSRPPTDLWVTEAEVKMKQCEPQGSRAGRGGGGGVSGSQSLASKKYQADMYWAQSQDGLGDSAYGSHPGPASSRKLQELEMEHRAGSIGDKGFQMEEKQWYDDSLECITDGLKQTDQSVRDSMDSLALSNITATSVNGDSKERPLVYSLQNFQELEAENCENTSNMGTLNSSTLHRSANSLKSLTSELEQVEENVPEEEAAPLPSPPKPPHVPELRRTRSQSRPQQVKFSPDVVDNGRYGDLPVRQPPMSERTRRRAYHFEEQDPELLGSSSGRHHNHHHHHRRRRSRKSRSDNALHLVPKERANRMYFREDHRGHRSHGHKGPQQQTFLPNQQRYGQGQPGHPHPHQVTSDYRLQQGPAMERFLGLCGDRGEDDWCSTCSSSSSESESEEEGFFLGQPIPQPHRHYYDNLPSPSHVAGLPSPPYGGVPRTKSKKKKGHKGKNCIIS is encoded by the exons ATGAACCTGGAGAGTGCGTGTGGTTACCAGGTTGGGGTTCGGGGCCCACGGGCTGTGATGGAGCAGAAGGTCAAAAGTCGACTGAACTATGGCTTCCAGAGGAGCTCCACGTCAGACGACGACTCCGGATGTGCCCTGGAGGAGTACGCCTGGGTACCGCCCGGCCTCAGACCAGAACAG GTCCAGCTGTATTTCTCCTGTCTGCCTGAGGACAAGGTCCCTTATGTTAACAGTCCCGGAGAGAAGTTCAGAATCAAACAACTCCTGTATCAACTGCCTCCACATGACAATGAG gtGCGCTACTGCCAGTCTCTCagtgaggaggagaagaaggagctCCACATGTTCAGTGTCCAGAGGAAGAAGGAGGCGCTGGGGAGGGGCTCCCTCAAACTGCTGCCCCAGGCCCTGCTACACAGCGTCTGCGAACAT TGTGGGGAGAGCGTCAACGGTGGAGAGATGGCGGTGTTTGCCTCCAGAGCGGGTCCTGGTTTGGTCTGGCACCCAGCATGCTTTGCGTGCTCCATGTGTAGCGAACTGCTGGTGGACCTCATCTACTTCTACCAGGACGGAAAGATCCACTGTGGCCGACACCATGCTGAACTGCTCAAACCCCGATGCTCAGCCTGCGACGAG GTTATCTTTTCTGATGAGTGCACAGAGGCGGAGGGGCGTCATTGGCACATGAAGCACTTCTCCTGTTTCGAGTGTGAGACGGTGCTGGGGGGACAGCGTTATATCATGAAGGATGGGCGGCCATATTGCTGCGGCTGCTTCGGCTCGCTCTTCGCTGAGTACTGCGAGGCCTGCAGAGAACACATCG GGGTGGACAATCCCCAGATGACGTATGACGGTCTCCACTGGCACGCCACCGAGGGTTGTTTCTGCTGTGCCCAGTGTAAGAGCTCTCTACTGGGCTGTCCCTTCCTGCCCAAGCAGGGCCGTATTTACTGCTCCAAGGCCTGCAGTCTGGGAGAGGATGTCCACACCTCTGACTCCTCCGACTCCGCCTTCCAGTCTGCACGCTCCCGCGAATCCCGCCGCAGCGTCCGCATGGGCAAGAGCAGCCGCTCGGCTGACCAGTGCCGCCAGTCGCTCCTCTTCTCGCCCTCCATCAACTACAAGTTCCCTGGGTTCACCGGTGATTCCGGCAACACAGACACCCTCACCAACAAGCTGGCCCACCTGGGTTTAGCCAACGAGGAGCAATtttggaaggggagggagggcacTGAGGCCCCCGAGGATCGGGAGGAAGAGGAGTGGGCCGAGCACGAGGACTACATGACACAGCTGCTGCTCAAGTTTGGGGAGCAAGGTGTCTTCCAGCAGGGTGAGGCAGTCGACTCCAGACCCCCAACAGATCTGTGGGTGACTGAGGCAGAGGTCAAGATGAAACAGTGTGAGCCTCAGGGCTCAAgggctgggagaggaggaggtggaggagtgtCAGGCAGCCAAAGCCTGGCCAGTAAGAAGTACCAGGCAGATATGTACTGGGCTCAGTCCCAGGATGGGTTAGGGGATTCAGCCTACGGTAGCCACCCAGGCCCTGCTAGCAGCAGAAAGCTCCAGGAGCTGGAGATGGAGCACAGGGCTGGTAGCATCGGGGATAAAGGCTTCCAGATGGAGGAAAAACAGTGGTATGATGACTCTCTGGAGTGTATCACAGATGGGCTGAAACAGACGGATCAGAGCGTCAGGGACTCGATGGACTCACTGGCACTGTCCAACATCACCG CGACATCAGTAAATGGAGACAGTAAAGAGCGCCCTCTGGTCTACTCCTTACAAAACTTCCAGGAGCTTGAGGCAGAGAACTGTGAGAACACAAGCAACATGGGAACTCTCAATTCCTCCACGTTACACCGCAGTGCCAATTCCCTGAAGAGCCTTACATCCGAGCTGGAGCAGGTGGAGGAGAATGTACCAGAGGAAGAGGCggctcctcttccctctcccccaaaGCCACCTCACGTCCCGGAGTTGAGGAGGACTCGCTCCCAGTCCCGACCCCAACAGGTCAAGTTCTCCCCAGACGTCGTTGACAACGGTCGCTATGGTGACCTGCCAGTGCGCCAGCCCCCCATGAGCGAGCGGACGCGGCGGcgtgcctaccactttgaagagcAGGACCCGGAACTTCTTGGCTCAAGCTCCGGCCGCCATcacaaccaccaccatcaccacaggAGGCGCCGCAGCCGCAAGTCCCGCTCCGACAACGCTCTCCACCTGGTGCCCAAGGAGAGGGCCAACCGCATGTACTTCAGAGAGGACCATAGAGGCCATAGGAGCCACGGCCACAAGGGTCCCCAGCAGCAGACCTTCCTGCCCAACCAGCAGAGGTATGGCCAGGGCCAACCTGGTCACCCCCATCCCCACCAAGTCACCTCAGATTACAGGCTCCAGCAGGGCCCAGCCATGGAGAGGTTCCTGGGGCTGTGTGGGGACAGGGGCGAGGATGACTGGTGCTCCACCTGCTCGTCTTCCTCCTCAGAGTCTGAGTCTGAGGAGGAAGGCTTTTTCCTCGGGCAGCCCATCCCCCAGCCACACAGACACTACTATGATAACCTGCCCAGCCCTAGCCACGTGGCAGGCCTGCCCTCACCACCTTACGGGGGAGTCCCACGGACTAAGTCCAAAAAAAAGAAGGGGCACAAGGGGAAAAACTGTATAATTTCATAA